A DNA window from Porphyromonas gingivalis ATCC 33277 contains the following coding sequences:
- the infB gene encoding translation initiation factor IF-2, whose protein sequence is MSIKLFSLAKELNVGVGSLAGFLRKKGFDVEDNNPNVRIENEEFDLLLTEFGKSLPKGEAERIRKKFVKQKQGTPASAPSAKEETAGMAAKEAQVIATEVPQDMRPRFTIKGKVETEKPAEPVPSPKDKEPDTVREDKPARETAPVKEETKVVPVKEDKPKEEKPKQEEPKREEPKPEEPVQAAPVAKPVEKPVDKPQQPVMTQKPQEAETPPPAQEMEKKEDTEEVFRLKTNTQEPQVKVVGKIDLSSINSSTRPKKKTKEDRQREQNDADGKKKRKRINKAAVDVKKEAAKVSGEQGKRNAGGGNHPSGNKNNNRPAQQQSNASGGRKNNKRQSLPPKVEISDEDVQRQVKETLARLTTKKTSTTLGRGAKYRKDKRDAASRAAQDAMELNSEEQHTLKLTEFVTVSDLSNMMDVPVNEVIATCMSIGMMVGINQRLDAETINIVAEEFGFKTEFVSADLVEAIAPEEDNEEDLVARPPIVTVMGHVDHGKTSLLDRIRNTNVIEGEAGGITQHIGAYGLKLPSGRRITFLDTPGHEAFTAMRARGAKITDIAIIIVAADDDVMPQTVEAINHASAAGVPMVFAINKIDKPAANPERIKEQLANMNYLVEDWGGKYQSQEISAKKGINITELLEKVLLEADILELKANPNRRAIGSIIESSLDKGRGYVSTVMVQNGTLNMGDVVLAGTCHGRIKAMFNERNQRVKQAGPSEPVLILGLNGAPAAGDTFNVLETEQEAREIANRREQLQREQGLRTHKILTLEDISRRRAIGNFQELNLIVKGDVDGSVEALSDSLIRLSTEEIQVNVIHKAVGQISESDVVLAAASSAIIIGFQVRPSVAARKQAETDGVEIRTYSIIYDTIEDIKSAMEGMLSPEIREEVTGSLEVLQTFKISKVGTIAGCMVKEGKVKRTSKVRLIRDGIVIHTGELGSLKRFKDDAKEVVAGLECGLNLAHSNDIQDGDIIEAFDEIEIKKTL, encoded by the coding sequence ATGTCAATAAAATTATTCAGCTTAGCTAAAGAGTTAAATGTAGGAGTAGGCTCCCTCGCCGGCTTTCTTCGGAAAAAAGGTTTCGATGTGGAGGACAACAATCCCAATGTTCGCATTGAGAATGAAGAGTTCGATCTGCTGCTGACCGAATTTGGCAAGTCGCTGCCCAAGGGTGAGGCCGAGCGCATTCGCAAGAAATTCGTCAAGCAAAAGCAAGGCACTCCTGCATCTGCTCCGTCCGCCAAAGAGGAAACCGCGGGAATGGCAGCGAAAGAAGCTCAGGTAATAGCTACGGAAGTGCCTCAAGACATGCGACCTCGCTTTACGATCAAAGGGAAAGTAGAGACCGAAAAGCCGGCTGAACCGGTTCCTTCGCCCAAGGACAAGGAGCCTGACACCGTGCGTGAGGACAAACCCGCAAGAGAAACTGCACCTGTAAAAGAGGAAACAAAGGTCGTCCCCGTCAAGGAAGATAAGCCCAAGGAAGAAAAACCAAAGCAAGAAGAGCCTAAACGGGAGGAACCCAAACCGGAGGAGCCTGTACAGGCGGCTCCCGTTGCCAAGCCGGTCGAAAAACCTGTGGATAAACCACAGCAACCGGTCATGACACAGAAACCTCAAGAAGCTGAAACACCTCCTCCGGCTCAAGAGATGGAGAAAAAAGAAGACACCGAAGAAGTTTTCCGTCTGAAGACCAACACGCAGGAGCCACAAGTGAAGGTGGTCGGAAAGATAGACCTCTCCTCGATCAATTCATCCACGCGTCCCAAAAAAAAGACGAAGGAAGACCGCCAGCGCGAGCAGAACGATGCCGATGGCAAGAAGAAACGCAAGCGCATCAACAAAGCTGCCGTAGATGTCAAGAAAGAGGCGGCAAAGGTGAGCGGAGAGCAGGGCAAACGTAATGCCGGAGGAGGAAACCATCCGTCCGGCAATAAGAACAACAACCGTCCGGCTCAGCAGCAGTCCAACGCTTCCGGAGGCCGCAAGAACAACAAGCGTCAGTCTCTCCCACCCAAGGTGGAGATCTCGGACGAAGATGTACAGAGACAAGTAAAAGAGACGCTGGCACGCCTCACGACGAAAAAAACAAGTACCACGCTCGGGCGTGGAGCCAAATACAGGAAGGACAAGCGTGATGCGGCTTCCCGTGCAGCTCAGGATGCCATGGAGCTGAACAGCGAAGAGCAGCACACACTGAAGCTGACCGAATTCGTTACCGTAAGTGACCTGTCCAATATGATGGACGTCCCCGTGAACGAAGTCATCGCCACTTGCATGAGTATCGGTATGATGGTCGGTATCAATCAGCGTCTCGATGCCGAAACGATCAATATCGTAGCTGAAGAATTTGGCTTCAAGACGGAGTTTGTCAGCGCGGATTTGGTAGAAGCCATTGCCCCCGAAGAGGATAATGAGGAAGACCTCGTTGCGCGTCCTCCGATCGTTACGGTCATGGGACACGTAGACCACGGTAAGACTTCGCTACTGGACCGCATTAGGAATACGAATGTGATCGAAGGGGAAGCAGGGGGTATCACCCAGCACATCGGAGCCTATGGTCTGAAACTTCCCAGTGGCCGCCGTATTACATTTTTGGATACGCCGGGACACGAAGCCTTTACGGCTATGCGTGCCCGTGGTGCGAAGATTACGGATATTGCCATCATTATCGTTGCTGCTGACGACGATGTGATGCCACAGACAGTCGAAGCCATCAATCATGCTTCAGCGGCAGGTGTGCCGATGGTATTCGCCATCAATAAGATAGACAAACCGGCTGCCAATCCCGAAAGGATCAAAGAGCAGCTTGCAAACATGAACTACCTCGTTGAGGACTGGGGTGGCAAATATCAAAGTCAGGAGATCTCGGCCAAGAAAGGCATCAACATCACCGAATTGCTGGAGAAGGTTCTGCTCGAAGCGGATATCTTAGAGCTGAAAGCCAATCCTAACCGCCGTGCCATCGGTTCGATCATCGAGTCTTCTCTGGACAAGGGAAGAGGTTATGTCTCCACTGTCATGGTACAGAACGGTACGCTCAATATGGGCGATGTGGTTCTGGCCGGTACCTGTCACGGACGCATCAAAGCCATGTTCAACGAACGGAATCAGCGCGTGAAGCAGGCAGGACCGTCCGAACCGGTACTAATCCTCGGTCTGAACGGCGCGCCGGCTGCCGGTGATACTTTCAATGTATTGGAGACGGAGCAGGAGGCTCGCGAAATAGCTAACCGCCGAGAGCAACTCCAGCGTGAGCAGGGATTGCGTACACACAAGATACTCACGCTCGAAGACATCAGCCGTCGCCGTGCAATCGGCAACTTCCAAGAGCTGAACCTCATTGTCAAGGGGGACGTGGACGGCTCGGTAGAAGCTTTGTCCGATTCGCTCATCCGTCTGTCTACAGAAGAAATCCAAGTCAATGTCATCCACAAAGCTGTGGGGCAGATTTCCGAATCGGATGTGGTGCTCGCAGCAGCTTCATCTGCTATTATCATCGGATTCCAGGTTCGTCCCAGCGTGGCTGCCCGCAAGCAAGCGGAAACCGATGGCGTAGAGATCCGTACCTATTCTATTATCTACGACACGATCGAAGACATCAAGTCTGCCATGGAGGGCATGCTTTCGCCTGAGATTCGCGAAGAGGTTACCGGCTCTCTGGAAGTATTGCAGACCTTTAAGATCAGTAAGGTCGGTACGATCGCCGGTTGTATGGTCAAGGAAGGTAAGGTCAAGCGAACAAGCAAGGTTCGTCTCATACGCGACGGTATAGTGATCCACACCGGAGAGCTTGGCTCTCTGAAACGATTCAAGGACGATGCCAAGGAAGTGGTGGCCGGACTCGAATGCGGTCTTAATCTGGCTCACTCGAACGACATCCAAGATGGTGATATAATCGAAGCTTTCGACGAGATCGAAATCAAAAAGACTCTCTAA
- a CDS encoding CvpA family protein codes for MNAIDLAILIILAIGLLKGLFDGIIKQAVSLIAIVVATYGCALLAVPIETWIGPFFGLSRGVAHTFALIVGFLAILIIIPMVGNKVSKIVGKTPIGILNHLAGGIVGIGIAAILMSYLFLIADNVFSRDEADSDNPSLRNTSMLYDHVKNIVPTFSPHRLFMN; via the coding sequence ATGAACGCGATCGATTTAGCCATACTGATAATTTTGGCGATAGGATTACTGAAAGGCCTGTTTGATGGTATCATCAAACAGGCAGTTTCACTTATAGCCATAGTCGTTGCCACGTATGGTTGTGCCTTACTTGCCGTTCCCATAGAGACGTGGATCGGACCTTTTTTCGGCCTTTCACGAGGCGTGGCTCATACTTTTGCTTTGATCGTTGGGTTCTTGGCTATTTTGATTATCATCCCGATGGTCGGCAATAAGGTCTCGAAAATCGTTGGCAAGACTCCTATCGGCATTCTCAATCACTTGGCCGGCGGAATAGTCGGGATAGGTATAGCAGCTATTCTGATGAGCTATCTTTTCCTGATTGCCGACAATGTTTTTTCAAGAGACGAAGCGGACAGTGACAATCCGTCCCTTCGCAATACTTCGATGCTGTATGACCATGTAAAAAACATAGTCCCAACTTTTAGCCCCCATCGGCTGTTTATGAATTGA
- the sufB gene encoding Fe-S cluster assembly protein SufB: protein MQENNNILDEVTGSEYKYGFVTDIETETIGRGLSEDTVRLISAKKEEPEWLLEFRLNAYRHWLSMKEPDWAHLNIPPIDYQDIIYYAAPKKKKGPKSLDEVDPELLKTFDKLGIPLEEQKILSGMAVDAVMDSVSVKTTFKEKLAEKGIIFCSFSEAVKDFPDLVKKYLGTVVSSKDNFFAALNSAVFSDGSFVYIPKGVRCPMELSTYFRINAANTGQFERTLIVADEDSYVSYLEGCTAPQRDENQLHAAIVEIIAETNAEVKYSTVQNWYPGDKEGKGGIYNFVTKRGVCKGDNSKISWTQVETGSAITWKYPSCVLRGDNSIAEFYSVAVTNNFQQADTGTKMIHLGKNTRSRIVSKGISAGSSQNSYRGLVKISKNAVNARNHSQCDSLLLSDHCGAHTYPYADVQNDTAIIEHEATTSKISEEQIFYCNQRGIGTEEAVGLIVNGYAKEVMNKLPMEFAVEAQKLLSISLEGSVG, encoded by the coding sequence ATGCAAGAGAACAATAATATATTGGATGAGGTTACAGGCAGTGAATATAAATACGGCTTCGTAACCGACATCGAAACAGAAACTATAGGACGCGGACTTTCCGAAGATACAGTTCGTCTCATATCTGCGAAGAAGGAAGAGCCGGAATGGCTTCTCGAATTCCGCCTGAATGCCTATAGGCACTGGCTCTCTATGAAAGAGCCCGACTGGGCACACCTCAATATTCCACCGATAGACTACCAAGATATTATCTATTATGCAGCTCCGAAAAAGAAAAAGGGGCCCAAGAGTTTGGACGAAGTGGATCCCGAACTACTGAAGACATTCGACAAGCTCGGCATTCCACTCGAAGAGCAGAAGATTTTGAGTGGAATGGCTGTGGATGCAGTGATGGACAGTGTATCAGTGAAAACAACTTTCAAAGAAAAACTGGCAGAGAAAGGAATCATCTTCTGTTCTTTCAGCGAGGCTGTGAAGGATTTCCCCGATTTGGTCAAGAAATATCTGGGTACAGTCGTTAGCAGTAAGGACAACTTCTTTGCAGCTCTCAACTCTGCCGTATTTAGCGACGGCTCCTTTGTGTATATCCCCAAAGGCGTCAGATGTCCGATGGAGCTTTCTACTTATTTCCGAATCAATGCAGCCAATACAGGACAGTTCGAACGAACGCTGATCGTTGCCGATGAGGATTCTTATGTGAGCTATCTTGAAGGCTGTACGGCTCCCCAGCGGGATGAAAATCAACTTCATGCTGCAATCGTGGAGATCATTGCCGAGACCAATGCGGAAGTCAAGTATTCTACGGTACAGAATTGGTATCCCGGAGACAAAGAGGGTAAAGGCGGTATCTACAACTTCGTGACCAAGCGAGGTGTCTGCAAAGGCGACAATTCAAAAATATCTTGGACGCAGGTCGAGACAGGTTCTGCCATCACATGGAAATATCCCAGCTGTGTCCTGCGTGGCGACAATTCGATAGCGGAGTTTTACTCCGTTGCTGTTACCAATAATTTCCAGCAGGCAGATACGGGTACGAAGATGATCCATCTCGGCAAAAATACCCGTAGCCGTATCGTATCGAAAGGTATATCGGCCGGTTCAAGTCAGAACAGCTACCGAGGATTGGTCAAGATCTCCAAGAATGCGGTCAATGCTCGTAACCATTCGCAATGCGACAGTCTACTGCTTAGCGATCACTGCGGTGCTCATACATACCCTTATGCGGATGTCCAAAACGATACGGCTATCATCGAGCATGAAGCTACGACATCCAAGATCAGTGAAGAGCAGATATTCTACTGCAACCAAAGAGGAATCGGTACGGAAGAGGCCGTAGGGCTGATCGTCAACGGTTATGCCAAAGAAGTGATGAATAAACTGCCTATGGAATTTGCCGTAGAGGCACAGAAACTACTTAGTATCTCTCTCGAAGGATCGGTGGGATAA
- the sufC gene encoding Fe-S cluster assembly ATPase SufC, whose translation MLKIKNLHATVQGKEILKGIDLEINAGEIHAIMGPNGSGKSTLSSVLVGHPSFEVTEGEVTFNGIDLLELEPEERAHLGLFLSFQYPVEIPGVSMVNFMRAAVNEHRKAIGAEPVSASDFLKMMREKRAIVELDNKLASRSVNEGFSGGEKKRNEIFQMAMLEPKLAILDETDSGLDIDALRIVAGGVNRLRSPENAAIVITHYQRLLEYIKPDFVHVLYKGRIVKSGGAELALTLEEKGYDWIKEEIGE comes from the coding sequence ATGCTTAAGATAAAGAACCTCCACGCCACAGTACAGGGCAAAGAGATATTGAAAGGAATCGATCTGGAGATCAATGCCGGAGAGATTCATGCTATCATGGGGCCGAACGGATCGGGGAAAAGTACGCTCTCTTCCGTTTTGGTGGGACATCCCTCTTTTGAAGTCACGGAAGGAGAGGTGACATTCAATGGAATCGATCTGCTCGAACTCGAACCGGAAGAACGTGCACACCTCGGACTCTTTCTCAGTTTCCAATATCCGGTCGAGATCCCGGGCGTCAGCATGGTGAATTTCATGAGGGCAGCTGTCAATGAACATAGGAAAGCGATCGGAGCAGAACCCGTATCGGCAAGCGACTTCCTCAAGATGATGCGAGAGAAGCGTGCCATTGTGGAGCTGGACAACAAATTGGCCAGCCGTTCTGTGAACGAAGGCTTCTCCGGTGGAGAAAAAAAGAGGAACGAAATCTTCCAAATGGCTATGCTCGAACCCAAGCTGGCTATTTTGGACGAAACCGATAGCGGACTCGATATCGACGCTCTCCGCATCGTAGCAGGCGGGGTAAACCGACTCCGCTCTCCGGAGAATGCTGCTATTGTGATCACACACTATCAGCGTTTGCTCGAGTATATCAAGCCGGACTTCGTACACGTCCTTTACAAGGGACGCATCGTCAAGTCGGGAGGAGCCGAGCTGGCTCTCACGCTAGAAGAAAAAGGTTACGACTGGATCAAGGAAGAGATAGGAGAATAA
- the sufD gene encoding Fe-S cluster assembly protein SufD: protein MKVEEQYLQLFRENREAIDSHSPRVLNEQREKASMAFASKGLPRYGIENYQRTDLSELFGYDYGVNLNRVNFPIRQKEAFHCTLPDLDTDLCYIVNDAYDNEWSRVSELPEGAFVGSLSDFVLSHPEIAARYYAQAAAPDHDGIIAFSTMFAQDGFVIYLPDGAVLKNPIQLVQLLRADMEILANRRLLIILGKDAEASLLICEHTLDTHSFLVTEVVEIFAAENSRFALYDLEESSKNTKRIASVHVRQAANSNVTINCMTIHNGLTRNNYYCHLEGEGADLTLGGMAIAEGKQHVDNYSRIEHLVPNCQSNELFKYILSRQAQGAFSGRIYVAKGAQKTAAYQNNRNLLLDDTARMYSKPQLEIYADDVKCSHGMTTGQLDDDALFYLRQRGIPLAEAKTMLSVAFTDDVVKLVHIEQLRERLRDIIEHRFRGGCMRCGSCNICY from the coding sequence ATGAAGGTAGAAGAACAATATCTGCAACTCTTCCGAGAGAATCGCGAAGCAATAGACAGCCACTCTCCCCGAGTGCTCAATGAGCAACGGGAGAAGGCGTCGATGGCTTTCGCCTCGAAGGGATTGCCTCGGTATGGCATCGAGAACTATCAGCGTACCGATTTGTCTGAACTATTCGGTTATGACTACGGAGTAAACCTGAATCGTGTCAATTTCCCAATCAGACAGAAAGAAGCTTTTCATTGTACGCTGCCGGATTTGGACACGGACCTTTGCTACATTGTCAATGATGCATACGACAACGAATGGAGTCGCGTATCCGAATTGCCGGAAGGAGCATTTGTCGGCAGTCTGAGCGATTTTGTCCTCAGCCATCCGGAGATAGCAGCTCGTTATTATGCTCAAGCCGCTGCACCCGATCACGATGGCATCATAGCTTTCAGTACGATGTTTGCTCAAGATGGATTCGTCATATATCTGCCGGATGGAGCTGTGCTGAAGAATCCGATCCAGCTCGTGCAACTGCTCAGAGCCGACATGGAGATCCTCGCCAATCGTCGCTTGCTCATTATCTTGGGCAAAGATGCCGAAGCCTCTCTGCTGATATGCGAACACACGCTGGATACGCATTCTTTCCTCGTAACGGAAGTTGTAGAGATATTCGCTGCGGAGAACAGTCGATTCGCCTTGTACGATCTTGAAGAAAGCAGCAAAAACACCAAGCGTATAGCTTCAGTCCATGTACGCCAAGCCGCGAATTCGAATGTGACGATCAACTGCATGACGATTCACAACGGTCTGACACGCAATAACTACTACTGCCATCTTGAAGGGGAAGGGGCTGATCTGACCTTGGGCGGAATGGCGATTGCCGAAGGGAAACAGCATGTCGATAACTACAGCCGGATAGAGCACCTCGTTCCCAACTGCCAAAGCAATGAACTCTTCAAATACATTCTCAGCCGGCAGGCGCAGGGAGCTTTCTCCGGACGAATCTATGTGGCGAAAGGGGCACAGAAAACGGCAGCTTATCAGAACAATCGCAACCTCCTTCTGGATGATACGGCTCGCATGTACTCCAAGCCGCAGTTGGAGATCTATGCCGATGATGTGAAGTGTTCGCATGGTATGACTACGGGGCAGCTGGACGACGACGCTCTCTTCTATCTGCGTCAGCGCGGCATTCCTCTGGCTGAAGCCAAGACTATGCTTAGCGTGGCCTTTACCGATGATGTAGTCAAGCTGGTTCATATCGAGCAGCTTCGTGAACGTCTGCGCGACATTATCGAACATCGGTTCCGCGGAGGCTGCATGCGGTGTGGCTCCTGCAATATCTGCTACTAA
- a CDS encoding DUF1661 domain-containing protein yields the protein MKEWRVIFYVLVREVKILRAKAKKFSRRFLWIYRPQSELFRFVIYRSGRFYRIKIRDVSSI from the coding sequence ATGAAAGAGTGGCGTGTGATTTTTTACGTTTTGGTTCGGGAGGTAAAAATTTTACGCGCCAAAGCGAAAAAATTCTCGCGCCGTTTTCTCTGGATTTACAGACCACAATCCGAACTTTTTCGGTTCGTAATTTATCGAAGTGGCAGATTTTACCGCATTAAGATCAGAGATGTCAGTTCGATCTAA